A portion of the Bacillus thuringiensis genome contains these proteins:
- a CDS encoding DUF4023 domain-containing protein: MSNSNDFLDTLHEKQAKDEQNRKRQGNGNPAKKKPNKTHK; the protein is encoded by the coding sequence ATGAGTAACTCAAATGACTTTTTAGATACTTTACATGAAAAACAAGCAAAAGATGAACAAAATAGAAAGCGCCAAGGGAACGGAAACCCAGCGAAAAAAAAGCCAAATAAAACACATAAATAA
- a CDS encoding TolB family protein, whose protein sequence is MKRLIVSGSVVLFMFLCSITITSAENNNVKVAFIRHHNLWIKVDGKEIQITKGEYITGPKWSYDGEWLAYVKGKKQSMLELYRLKDGKKVTPFHSEASNYQWSPTENIIAFIFTGTLNTFDVEKKNADFENVSAGVGDYAWYPDGKNFLVSSEAHLLPTGWTGAQLYEVQKDAHMNPHKMKHLYALPNEHDDFLALVASGFKWSPDQKWISFLAVPTASWSADSNTLCLVRADGSRFEIVDQMLLNTEWFKWAPSKNILAYIEGSGRVALENKHLKIKELPALQQQTFTPKGYVDWDFTWKNDNVIIVSRAKEGGFETLPEKRPFPSLYEINSTSDKQYQITKSSNKQGDYHPIFMKKSNQLIWIRSDRKKADIWIAHSDGKHEKKWIENVDVPEWYYEKWNWENVISVKEE, encoded by the coding sequence ATGAAGAGGCTAATAGTAAGTGGTAGTGTAGTGTTGTTTATGTTTTTATGTTCTATCACTATCACGAGCGCAGAAAATAATAATGTGAAAGTTGCTTTTATTCGTCATCATAATCTTTGGATAAAAGTTGATGGAAAAGAAATACAAATTACAAAAGGAGAGTACATAACAGGGCCGAAGTGGTCATATGATGGAGAGTGGCTGGCATATGTAAAAGGAAAGAAACAAAGTATGCTTGAGTTATATCGGCTGAAAGACGGAAAGAAAGTTACGCCGTTTCACTCAGAAGCATCGAATTATCAATGGTCACCAACAGAAAATATAATTGCATTTATATTTACAGGTACATTAAATACATTTGATGTAGAAAAAAAGAATGCAGATTTTGAAAATGTATCGGCTGGTGTAGGGGATTATGCATGGTACCCCGATGGAAAGAACTTTCTTGTATCCTCAGAAGCGCACTTACTTCCAACAGGATGGACAGGGGCTCAGCTATATGAAGTGCAAAAAGATGCACATATGAATCCTCACAAAATGAAGCATTTGTATGCATTGCCAAATGAACATGATGATTTTCTAGCGCTAGTAGCAAGTGGCTTTAAGTGGTCACCAGATCAAAAGTGGATTTCATTTTTAGCGGTACCGACAGCTTCATGGTCAGCTGATAGTAATACGCTTTGCTTAGTTCGAGCAGACGGCAGTCGGTTTGAAATAGTAGATCAAATGCTATTAAATACAGAATGGTTCAAATGGGCGCCATCCAAAAATATATTGGCTTATATTGAAGGAAGCGGGAGAGTTGCATTAGAGAATAAACATTTAAAAATAAAAGAACTGCCAGCACTCCAGCAGCAAACATTTACGCCGAAAGGATATGTGGATTGGGATTTTACATGGAAGAACGATAATGTAATTATCGTTTCACGAGCAAAAGAGGGAGGGTTTGAAACTCTGCCAGAAAAAAGGCCATTCCCATCTTTATATGAGATAAATAGCACAAGCGATAAACAATATCAAATTACAAAGTCATCTAATAAGCAAGGCGATTATCATCCAATTTTCATGAAGAAGAGCAATCAATTAATATGGATACGTTCAGATCGTAAGAAAGCTGATATATGGATAGCTCATAGTGATGGAAAACATGAAAAGAAGTGGATTGAAAATGTAGATGTACCAGAGTGGTATTATGAGAAATGGAATTGGGAAAATGTTATCTCGGTGAAAGAAGAATAA
- a CDS encoding S8 family peptidase, whose amino-acid sequence MKKTTSTLLSMALVFSSFGALSAHAESLQKEKQFSPQLKTTIEQWGEHKIAQNIETKTTKEISVIVELQHAPLAAQSNIQHAPDLQNSNAQSYHAELKKAQEDTTKKIKEKAPGAKIKEVYNTLFSGFSISVPGDQITSLASLPEVKAVYPNLTYKLHETSKSTTNEEAPNIGGPTIGAPEAWNLKDPSGKPLDGKGMKVAIIDSGVDYTHPDLKANYIGGYDTVDEDNDPMDGNVHGTHVAGIIAGNGKIKGVAPNASILAYRVMNDGGTGTTDDIIQGIERAIQDGADVLNLSLGQDLNVPDQPVTLTLERAAKLGVTAVVSNGNDGPKPWSVDAPGNASSVISVGASTVSIPFPTFQVAGSSKTYQGLPLSKSDFPIGNDSPLVYVGYGNPSDYAKQDVKGKFALILQGTSSTLVKAEQAKQAGALGVLLISSEKEINMMPEYFSRENLAVPVMQLSNTNGEELKTLIAKRKKNIKIGQPKQTELIGNFSSRGPSQGSWLIKPDVVAPGVQITSTVPRGGYESHNGTSMAAPQVAGAVALLRQMHPDWTTEQLKAALANNAKTLHDVNENTYLVMAQGSGLINIPKAAQTNVLVKPNNVSFGLIKPNSGKVKLTQNVTLQNLSSKKKSFSTRVELLDANTKTKVRASVPSSISIQPNSSTEKPFTITVDSSLPQGVYTGNVYVKEQGAKEEIRIPFTFSIDPKDYKRIDGLEIINSTFSPNGDHVLDDNLINYYLVAPVDDVTLHANLVSKERVTYQGIIHQAKNATPGYKPFKWNGTKADGTPLADGLYQIEAVASNSGGETKQTAAVFLDRTAPKLTYEVDQENLVIRGKVDDILLDWMSESGWIAPGIPVRMQYEINGNGVWDQAFLNPWEKSYDIYFDRTQLQEGKNTIHIVATDAAGNTSNLNVNLEVK is encoded by the coding sequence ATGAAAAAAACTACATCTACACTATTAAGCATGGCGCTTGTCTTTTCTAGTTTTGGAGCTTTAAGCGCTCATGCTGAATCACTACAAAAGGAGAAGCAATTTAGTCCACAATTAAAAACAACGATTGAACAGTGGGGAGAACATAAAATTGCTCAAAATATTGAAACGAAAACAACAAAAGAAATATCAGTAATTGTAGAATTGCAACATGCACCTCTCGCTGCTCAAAGTAATATTCAGCATGCTCCAGATTTACAAAATAGTAATGCGCAGTCTTATCATGCTGAGCTAAAAAAAGCACAAGAAGATACGACTAAGAAAATAAAAGAAAAAGCACCTGGTGCAAAAATTAAAGAAGTGTATAATACGTTATTTTCCGGATTCTCTATTTCAGTTCCTGGAGATCAAATTACCTCTCTTGCCTCTTTACCTGAAGTAAAAGCAGTCTATCCGAACTTAACATATAAATTGCATGAAACATCAAAAAGTACTACTAACGAAGAAGCACCAAATATCGGTGGACCGACAATTGGTGCACCTGAAGCGTGGAATTTAAAAGATCCATCTGGCAAACCGCTTGATGGAAAAGGCATGAAAGTAGCCATTATCGACTCTGGCGTAGACTATACACACCCTGACTTAAAGGCAAATTATATCGGTGGGTATGACACGGTTGATGAAGATAACGATCCAATGGATGGTAACGTACATGGTACTCATGTAGCTGGAATTATTGCGGGTAACGGAAAAATTAAAGGCGTTGCTCCAAACGCTTCTATTCTAGCCTATCGTGTAATGAATGACGGTGGAACTGGTACAACAGATGATATTATCCAAGGGATTGAGCGAGCGATTCAAGATGGTGCGGATGTGTTAAACCTCTCCCTTGGGCAGGATTTAAATGTACCTGATCAGCCTGTAACATTAACGTTAGAACGAGCAGCGAAACTTGGTGTTACTGCTGTCGTTTCAAATGGAAATGACGGACCAAAACCTTGGTCTGTTGATGCTCCCGGTAACGCAAGTAGTGTCATTTCTGTTGGAGCATCTACGGTTTCTATCCCGTTTCCAACATTCCAAGTAGCTGGTTCCAGCAAAACATATCAAGGATTACCGTTATCAAAATCCGATTTCCCAATAGGGAATGATTCCCCTCTTGTATACGTTGGTTATGGCAATCCAAGTGATTATGCAAAACAAGATGTGAAAGGGAAATTCGCACTTATTTTACAAGGTACTTCTAGTACATTAGTAAAAGCAGAACAAGCGAAGCAAGCTGGGGCACTTGGTGTATTATTAATCTCTAGCGAAAAAGAAATTAATATGATGCCGGAATATTTTTCACGTGAAAATCTTGCTGTCCCAGTAATGCAATTATCAAATACAAATGGGGAAGAATTAAAAACTTTAATTGCAAAACGAAAGAAAAATATAAAAATTGGACAACCAAAGCAAACAGAACTTATCGGTAACTTTAGTTCAAGAGGACCATCACAAGGAAGTTGGCTAATAAAGCCTGATGTTGTTGCACCTGGAGTACAAATTACTAGTACAGTACCGCGAGGCGGCTATGAATCGCATAACGGAACAAGTATGGCTGCTCCGCAAGTAGCTGGAGCGGTTGCCCTCTTGCGTCAAATGCATCCTGATTGGACGACAGAACAATTGAAAGCGGCTCTTGCTAACAATGCAAAAACATTACATGATGTCAATGAAAATACATACCTTGTTATGGCACAAGGATCTGGTTTAATTAACATTCCGAAAGCAGCTCAAACAAATGTATTAGTAAAACCTAACAATGTCAGCTTTGGTCTTATTAAGCCAAATAGCGGAAAAGTAAAACTGACGCAAAATGTTACATTACAAAACCTTTCTAGTAAAAAGAAAAGTTTTTCAACTCGTGTGGAATTACTAGATGCAAACACAAAAACAAAAGTAAGAGCTTCTGTCCCTTCATCGATTAGCATACAACCGAATAGTAGTACCGAAAAACCATTTACTATCACTGTGGATAGCTCACTACCACAAGGTGTGTATACTGGAAATGTATATGTAAAAGAACAAGGGGCAAAAGAAGAAATTCGAATTCCATTCACATTTAGTATCGATCCTAAAGATTATAAACGTATCGATGGACTTGAAATTATTAATTCTACTTTTAGCCCAAATGGCGACCACGTACTAGATGATAATCTCATCAACTACTATTTAGTTGCGCCTGTGGATGATGTAACATTGCATGCAAATTTAGTTTCGAAAGAACGTGTAACGTATCAAGGGATTATCCATCAAGCTAAAAATGCAACTCCTGGATACAAACCTTTCAAATGGAATGGTACAAAAGCAGATGGCACTCCTTTAGCTGACGGGCTATATCAAATCGAAGCAGTTGCTTCTAATTCTGGCGGAGAAACAAAACAAACAGCTGCTGTATTTCTTGATCGAACTGCACCTAAGTTAACATACGAAGTTGACCAAGAAAATCTCGTAATTAGAGGAAAAGTTGATGATATTCTACTGGATTGGATGTCAGAATCTGGTTGGATAGCACCTGGGATTCCAGTGAGAATGCAATATGAAATTAACGGAAATGGTGTATGGGACCAGGCATTCCTGAACCCTTGGGAGAAAAGCTATGACATTTATTTCGATCGTACTCAATTACAAGAAGGAAAAAATACTATTCACATTGTAGCAACTGATGCAGCTGGCAATACCTCTAATTTAAATGTTAATTTAGAAGTGAAATAA
- a CDS encoding aromatic amino acid hydroxylase — protein sequence MTKKTEIPSHLKPFVSTQHYDQYTPVNHAVWRYIMRQNHSFLKDVAHPAYVNGLQSSGINIDAIPKVEEMNECLAPSGWGAVTIDGLIPGVAFFDFQGHGLLPIATDIRKVENIEYTPAPDIVHEAAGHAPILLDSTYAKYVKRFGQIGARAFSTKEEHDAFEAVRTLTIVKESPTSTPDEVKAAENAVIEKQNLVSGLSEAEQISRLFWWTVEYGLIGNIDDPKIYGAGLLSSVGESKHCLTDAVEKVPFSIEACTGTTYDVTKMQPQLFVCESFEELTDALEIFSKTMAFKTGGKEGLEKAIRSENYATAELNSGLQITGTFSETIENDTGELIYMRTNSPTALALHNKQLANHSTSVHSDGFGTPIGLLTENIALENCTDEQLQSLGITIGNIAALTFASGIHVKGTVTDIVKNDKKIALISFIDCTVTYNARVLFDASWGAFDMAVGSQITSVFPGAADAAAFFPMDEEVQEIPAPLVLNELERMYQTVRDIRNEGILHDAHIDQLVAIQEVLNKFYAKEWLLRLEVLELLLEHNKGHETSAALLHQLSTFTTDEAVTRLINNGLALLPVKDVKNDATIN from the coding sequence ATGACAAAGAAAACAGAAATTCCATCGCATTTAAAACCATTCGTATCCACACAACATTATGATCAATACACACCGGTGAATCACGCTGTGTGGCGTTATATTATGAGACAAAATCATAGTTTCTTAAAAGACGTTGCTCATCCAGCCTATGTGAACGGACTACAATCATCTGGTATTAATATAGATGCAATTCCAAAAGTAGAAGAAATGAATGAGTGTTTGGCTCCAAGTGGCTGGGGCGCTGTAACGATTGACGGACTTATTCCCGGCGTAGCATTCTTCGATTTTCAAGGACATGGATTACTACCGATTGCAACAGATATTCGGAAAGTAGAAAATATCGAGTACACACCAGCTCCAGATATCGTACACGAAGCCGCAGGACACGCACCGATTTTACTTGATTCTACATATGCAAAATATGTGAAACGTTTTGGGCAAATTGGTGCAAGAGCTTTCTCTACAAAAGAAGAACATGATGCATTTGAAGCTGTTCGTACATTAACGATAGTAAAAGAAAGCCCTACTTCTACTCCTGATGAAGTTAAGGCTGCTGAAAATGCTGTAATTGAAAAACAAAACTTAGTTTCTGGTTTATCAGAAGCTGAACAAATTTCACGTCTTTTCTGGTGGACAGTAGAATATGGATTGATCGGAAATATAGATGATCCAAAGATATATGGTGCTGGTCTCCTTTCTTCTGTTGGCGAAAGCAAACATTGCTTAACAGACGCTGTAGAAAAGGTTCCATTTTCTATCGAAGCATGTACAGGGACAACTTATGACGTAACAAAAATGCAACCACAACTATTTGTTTGTGAATCCTTTGAAGAATTAACAGATGCGCTTGAAATATTTTCTAAAACAATGGCCTTTAAAACAGGTGGAAAAGAAGGTTTAGAAAAAGCAATTCGCTCTGAGAACTATGCAACTGCTGAGCTAAATAGTGGATTACAAATTACAGGTACATTTAGCGAGACAATTGAAAACGATACAGGTGAATTAATTTACATGCGCACAAATTCGCCAACGGCATTAGCGCTTCATAATAAACAGCTAGCGAATCATTCTACTTCTGTACACAGTGACGGATTTGGAACACCGATTGGATTACTCACTGAAAATATTGCATTAGAAAATTGTACAGACGAACAACTACAATCATTAGGAATTACAATTGGAAATATCGCTGCGCTTACTTTTGCAAGTGGTATTCATGTAAAAGGAACAGTAACAGATATTGTAAAAAACGATAAGAAAATTGCTCTTATTTCCTTTATCGATTGCACAGTTACTTATAACGCCCGCGTTTTATTTGATGCTTCATGGGGCGCATTTGATATGGCTGTTGGCTCACAAATCACTTCAGTATTCCCAGGTGCCGCAGATGCCGCAGCATTTTTCCCAATGGATGAAGAAGTTCAAGAAATTCCTGCTCCACTTGTACTGAATGAACTTGAACGTATGTATCAAACAGTTCGAGATATTCGAAATGAGGGGATTTTACACGACGCGCATATCGATCAATTAGTAGCAATTCAAGAAGTATTAAATAAATTTTATGCGAAAGAATGGTTGCTGCGCCTTGAAGTATTAGAGTTACTTTTAGAGCATAACAAAGGGCATGAAACATCGGCAGCATTACTACATCAACTTTCTACTTTCACAACTGACGAAGCTGTAACACGCCTTATTAACAATGGTCTTGCGTTACTTCCAGTAAAGGATGTGAAAAATGATGCTACGATTAACTGA
- a CDS encoding 4a-hydroxytetrahydrobiopterin dehydratase has product MMLRLTEEEVHEELLKVDKWMVKDEKWIERKYMFSDYLKGVEFVSVAAKLSEEHNHHPFILIQYKAVIITLSSWNAKGLTKLDFELAKQFDELFLQNEKAIIRK; this is encoded by the coding sequence ATGATGCTACGATTAACTGAAGAAGAAGTTCACGAGGAATTATTGAAGGTAGATAAATGGATGGTAAAAGATGAGAAATGGATTGAACGAAAATATATGTTTTCCGACTACTTAAAAGGAGTCGAATTTGTCTCTGTAGCCGCCAAACTATCAGAAGAACATAATCACCATCCATTTATCCTTATCCAGTATAAAGCAGTTATTATTACTTTGTCATCTTGGAATGCAAAAGGTTTAACGAAACTAGATTTTGAGCTTGCAAAGCAATTTGATGAACTATTTTTACAAAACGAAAAAGCAATTATAAGAAAATAA
- a CDS encoding VOC family protein, protein MSFQLHPDTTLDVVHLYVSNVKKSLEFYTEVLSMKVLKEEAAVVTFGNENDEPLLIIEEKKEAFPKQRGRTGLYHYAILLPSRQDLANVLRHLVEMVYPLHGGADHYFSEALYLADPDGNGIEIYHDRQKEVWRDENGELPFVSNPLAGEELLQQGSTWNGFPAGTVMGHIHFHVADLEEAKRFYVDGLGFEVTIPARNGALFVSAGGYHHHIGLNTWQGEGVPPQMPGSVGLKYFTVVLANEKQKEQVCESLKNIGKIATYKDGILQVEDPFGHCIHFKIKGEA, encoded by the coding sequence ATGAGTTTTCAACTTCATCCCGATACAACACTTGATGTTGTTCATTTATACGTATCTAATGTAAAGAAATCACTAGAGTTTTATACGGAAGTACTAAGTATGAAGGTGCTAAAAGAAGAAGCAGCAGTCGTTACATTTGGGAATGAAAATGATGAACCACTTCTTATCATTGAAGAAAAGAAAGAAGCTTTTCCGAAGCAAAGAGGAAGAACAGGGTTATATCATTACGCAATTTTATTACCAAGTAGACAGGATTTAGCGAATGTTCTTCGTCATCTTGTAGAGATGGTATATCCACTACATGGTGGAGCCGATCATTACTTTAGTGAAGCTCTTTATTTAGCTGATCCAGATGGAAACGGGATTGAAATTTATCATGATCGACAAAAAGAAGTTTGGCGTGATGAGAATGGAGAACTACCATTTGTTAGTAACCCGTTAGCTGGTGAAGAATTATTACAGCAAGGAAGTACATGGAATGGCTTTCCAGCTGGTACTGTGATGGGGCATATTCATTTCCATGTAGCTGATTTAGAGGAAGCTAAACGTTTCTATGTTGATGGTCTTGGTTTTGAAGTAACGATCCCAGCTCGTAATGGAGCGTTGTTCGTATCTGCAGGTGGTTATCATCACCATATCGGTTTAAATACATGGCAAGGTGAAGGGGTACCACCGCAAATGCCAGGTTCTGTTGGTTTAAAATATTTCACAGTTGTACTAGCGAATGAAAAACAAAAAGAGCAAGTATGTGAAAGCTTAAAAAATATTGGCAAGATTGCTACGTACAAAGATGGAATATTACAAGTCGAGGATCCATTTGGACATTGTATCCATTTCAAAATAAAAGGAGAAGCCTAA
- a CDS encoding DoxX family protein, producing MNQHIGNLIIRIVLGVTFFMHGLTKFQSGIDNIAGWFTSIGLPGGLAYGVATFELVGGLLLILGLGVRYIGLLFALVMVGAIVKVKWSAGLLGDGKNPGFELELALLAMGAYLFVAKADGFVDNFLKEKMSKKN from the coding sequence ATGAATCAACATATTGGTAACTTAATTATTCGTATCGTGTTAGGGGTAACATTCTTCATGCACGGTTTAACAAAATTCCAATCAGGAATTGACAATATTGCAGGGTGGTTTACAAGCATTGGTTTACCAGGAGGACTTGCATACGGTGTAGCAACGTTTGAATTAGTTGGAGGCCTATTATTAATTCTAGGTTTAGGGGTAAGATATATTGGATTATTATTTGCACTTGTTATGGTTGGAGCAATTGTAAAAGTGAAATGGTCAGCTGGCTTATTGGGAGATGGAAAAAATCCTGGTTTCGAATTAGAACTTGCATTATTAGCAATGGGTGCATACTTATTTGTTGCAAAGGCTGATGGTTTTGTAGATAATTTTTTAAAAGAAAAAATGTCAAAGAAGAACTAA
- a CDS encoding helix-turn-helix domain-containing protein has translation MNIGSAIREIRQRRGITIAQICEGTGLSKGFMSQVENNKTSPSISTLETISNFLNVPLPYLLLEQKDRLKIVKKEERKYSVYGKDEQRIEHVAEQGGLRLSLVEIPTGFPKENSPNAHEGEECHLVLRGKLEVQHGEDIAIVEEGDSFSWNACVPHIVRNIGEETALLLISSYAENRKRVY, from the coding sequence ATGAATATTGGTTCTGCAATACGTGAAATTCGTCAACGTAGAGGCATAACAATCGCACAAATTTGCGAGGGAACAGGTCTTTCTAAAGGATTTATGAGTCAGGTTGAAAATAATAAAACATCACCATCTATCTCAACTTTAGAAACGATCTCCAATTTTTTAAACGTTCCCCTTCCCTATTTATTGTTAGAGCAAAAAGATCGATTAAAAATTGTCAAAAAAGAAGAACGGAAATACAGTGTATACGGCAAAGATGAGCAAAGAATTGAACATGTTGCGGAGCAAGGGGGGCTTCGCCTATCTTTAGTAGAAATCCCTACTGGATTCCCGAAAGAAAACTCACCAAATGCCCATGAAGGGGAAGAATGTCACCTTGTATTACGCGGAAAACTAGAAGTTCAGCACGGTGAAGATATTGCAATTGTAGAAGAAGGTGATTCTTTCTCATGGAATGCATGCGTTCCTCATATTGTTCGTAATATAGGAGAAGAAACTGCATTATTACTCATCTCTAGTTATGCGGAAAACCGAAAACGTGTTTACTAA
- a CDS encoding MaoC/PaaZ C-terminal domain-containing protein encodes MSIKVGDVFKYERRFTEEEVFEFANITGDKGRHHVEYDENGRLMVHGLLTASIGTKVGEELHYIARELVSEFIRPVFTGDTITCELTLTNVEQMEGYKKVSIESVYRNQDEKTVLVGTSYGIIRG; translated from the coding sequence ATGAGTATAAAAGTTGGGGATGTATTTAAATATGAAAGAAGATTTACTGAGGAAGAAGTTTTTGAATTTGCAAATATTACCGGTGATAAAGGTAGACACCATGTGGAATACGATGAAAACGGAAGATTAATGGTTCATGGTTTATTGACTGCTAGCATTGGGACGAAAGTGGGAGAAGAGTTACATTACATAGCAAGAGAATTAGTAAGTGAGTTTATTAGACCAGTTTTCACAGGAGATACGATCACTTGTGAACTAACGTTAACAAATGTTGAGCAAATGGAAGGTTATAAAAAAGTTTCAATCGAGTCAGTTTATCGCAATCAGGATGAAAAGACAGTACTAGTTGGGACAAGTTATGGAATTATAAGGGGATAA
- a CDS encoding GNAT family N-acetyltransferase — MYIYHNGLIIREGTSSVPAYAIKALFEDAGWSNDNIPSWQIEKFTIAFENSTWAFTIWDEEEMIAMVRVISDGIMIANIVNLVVKCEYRGKGLGKKLVALCLQKLPHGDWFAHTSANNFDFYRSCGFEVRELSRNGTCAYYGYQVAKRDGHR, encoded by the coding sequence ATGTACATTTATCATAATGGACTTATTATTCGTGAGGGAACGAGTAGTGTACCAGCATATGCAATTAAAGCTTTGTTTGAAGATGCCGGTTGGAGTAATGATAATATCCCTTCGTGGCAAATTGAAAAATTTACGATAGCATTCGAAAATTCAACATGGGCTTTCACAATTTGGGATGAGGAAGAGATGATTGCGATGGTTAGAGTCATTTCTGATGGAATTATGATCGCGAACATAGTAAATTTAGTTGTGAAGTGTGAATATAGAGGGAAGGGATTAGGTAAGAAGCTTGTAGCTCTTTGCTTGCAAAAACTTCCCCACGGTGATTGGTTTGCACATACATCAGCGAACAATTTTGATTTTTATAGAAGCTGTGGATTTGAAGTTAGAGAGCTATCGAGAAATGGAACATGTGCGTATTATGGATATCAAGTCGCGAAAAGAGATGGTCACCGATAA
- a CDS encoding GNAT family N-acetyltransferase — MVTFRIHTKHDREIKNKLVERSASMFHTERLQIRKYTMDDLQFYASLWGNEKVMRYIGNGTLKTYIQCKKSLEEWVIPSYKNGLGLFVLIEKETGTRIGHAGLIQQKIDGKEEIEIGYWLLPQYWGKGYAKEAAAAFRDYGFQALRMNKLISLINPNHPASIFVARKTGLSYEKTTSFHGIDVLVYSIKRVG, encoded by the coding sequence ATAGTAACATTTCGTATACATACAAAACATGATCGTGAAATTAAGAACAAATTAGTGGAAAGGAGTGCCAGCATGTTTCATACAGAACGTTTACAAATTCGCAAATATACAATGGATGATTTACAGTTCTACGCTTCACTATGGGGGAACGAGAAGGTAATGCGCTATATTGGAAATGGGACGTTAAAAACATATATACAGTGTAAAAAAAGTCTGGAGGAATGGGTGATTCCTAGCTATAAAAACGGTCTCGGTTTATTTGTATTGATTGAAAAGGAAACGGGAACAAGAATTGGTCATGCAGGGCTGATACAGCAGAAGATAGATGGAAAAGAGGAAATTGAAATTGGTTATTGGTTACTTCCTCAGTATTGGGGAAAAGGGTATGCAAAAGAAGCGGCGGCAGCATTTCGTGACTATGGTTTCCAAGCATTACGAATGAATAAATTAATTTCTCTTATTAATCCGAATCATCCGGCCTCAATATTTGTTGCTAGAAAAACAGGGCTCAGCTATGAGAAAACAACGTCATTTCATGGAATCGATGTTCTAGTTTATTCTATTAAGCGTGTTGGATGA
- a CDS encoding ankyrin repeat domain-containing protein yields the protein MQTEERITTELVREFVMAAHGDLEKVQELLAESPSLLHASYNWGGSDWESALGASAHVGRKDIALYLLEKGARMDIFAAAMLGELEIVQAILVAQPEALHASGPHGISLLQHARMGGEKSKRVYDYLAILS from the coding sequence ATGCAAACAGAAGAGCGTATTACCACTGAATTAGTAAGAGAATTTGTTATGGCAGCTCACGGGGATTTAGAGAAAGTACAAGAGCTATTGGCTGAATCGCCAAGCTTACTTCACGCCTCTTATAATTGGGGTGGATCAGATTGGGAAAGTGCGTTAGGGGCATCGGCACATGTAGGTCGTAAAGATATTGCTCTTTATTTACTAGAAAAGGGTGCTCGGATGGATATTTTTGCAGCAGCTATGCTTGGTGAATTAGAAATTGTACAAGCTATTTTAGTAGCTCAACCAGAAGCATTGCATGCATCTGGTCCTCATGGTATTTCTCTTCTTCAGCATGCACGAATGGGTGGAGAGAAATCTAAGCGTGTATATGATTATTTAGCAATACTATCTTAA